TTCAAGCCCAGAATTCCTCTGCAACTTTTAGTCGCTCTACCGGTTGATCATTCAGCAGATGCTCATCATAGATAGCTGCAACGTCCTGTTTTGAGACACCGCCATACATAATCCCTTCGGGATAGACCAGTACAGATGGTCCTTCACTACAGGGACCGAGACAGCTGGTTGTCGTAACCTGTATCTGGTCAAACAGTTGGCGTTGTTGAAGCTGCCCATAAAACTCCTCAGCCACTTCGGTACAGTTTTTCTGACTGCAAGATGGTCTGGGATGCCCCATCGGTCGACTCTGCACACAGACAAAGACATGTTTCTTCGGTTTTGGCATGATAACACTCCTACGTCTTGTTTATGCAGCAGCAGTTTGAGGTTGATGGGTAAAACACTGTTTCGGACAGATACGGGCACAGGAGCCACAACCGATACAGTCCATACTGTTTTTCAGGCTCATGACCATCGCGGTGTCATCTGAGAAACCATCATCATCATCACCGTAATCGTCATCATAATCATCATCGTCGTCGAGCAGTCCTTCCACGTCTTCCCGATCGATCAGATCGAAGACATCACGGGGACATACCTTGAAACATCGACCACAACCAATGCAGTTCTGTTGATTGATTTCCATTACAAATGCGGGAGTGTACTCTTCACCACCACGGGTTAAACCGGTTATTACTGACATTGGTCTATCCTCAATTCATCTCTGCAGCTGCTGCTTTGTAGTCGGCTTCGGCTTCAGCCCAGGCCTGACATGCATCGTATGTGGCTTGTGCTATTGCGGGGATCTCTTCATAGGCTGCAGGCAGACGGTCTTCTACCAGGTCATGCAGTTCACCAGCTTTTTCAGTAGCTATACGCTTGGCACGCTTGGAAGCTTTGTGTATGGCTTTCAACTCTTCTTCGGTCATAATCAACTCCTCACATACCCGCAACTTTTGGATGTTGTCCGATGATCTCCAGAGCCACCGAAAGCAGTTTATCCGCCTCATCTTTCATTTTCGAAAGAGAAGCAAAGCCAAAGCGATGCACATCGCGTAATGTTTTATCCATAACCACCAGCTTACCAACGGTTATCAGTGAGCGTCCGAACCCTTCGTGAGTCAGATTCAACATGGGAACAGCCATCAGGCCACACTCTTTTTCAATAAGTGCGGAAATCGCGTTGTAAAATGCTTTCACCCTGGATAAGGTAATTTCATCCGGATCACCAATTACAGGAATCTCCCGCTTCTTCTCCTTGGTCAGGACAAATGGTTCCAGAATCTTGGCTATCGACCAATCATCGTAGGTACCATAGGTATCAATGGCACGCATCTGGCGTACCATCTCCTTGGCGAAGTCGGTCTCCAGGACCGGATCGTCTTCGCTGATCAGTATGACTGCTTCATTCATCAGTTTAACTCCTCATATGTTTCGGAAATACGACATGCTTGTAACCGTTTCCCACAACTTTAAGCAGTTGTGGCCCATAGCCTGGTGTTGAAATGTCCCTATTTGTGTACCAGCGAACCAGCAACAGACCAATCGACAAACCGGCCAGCGCCAAAAGGCTCTGCATGCCGTCGTTGATTCCTAATGCGCTGCCCATCAGGGTTATGGCCAGCATCAATATGAGAGGTAACAGATAGGCCAACACAGACGCTTTTGCGATTAATCTGCCCGGAACCCCAATCACAACCTGGTCACCAGGCTTGGCTTCTAGATCGTTATCGATTAACAATTTGTTCTTCTGTACACCAAACAGCTTGGCGACCACAGAAGTGGTACAGTTTGAACTGGCACACTGGGAGCAACCGCTTCTCGATTCGGTCTCTATCCAAATCTTATCGCCGACGACGCCGATAACCCTGGCCGACTCTTCAAGCATCTCCTGGTCTGTCATCGTCTACTCCTCCCAGCCTTCCTGTTCCATTTCATCAAATCTTGAGGGGTCGGCGGGAATGGTGTTGTTTATCGCTCTGGCCAGCCAACTGCCAGGTCCCTCCCTGAGCTCCTGCTGGAGTGACTCGAGCAGAGAGGTTATAGAGGCACCAGGTGATATTTTCACCGGCTGAATACCTTTCAGTTTCAGTTGGTTGATTGCTGAGGCACCCACAGCCTGGCTATACACAGCAATACAACCCTTCAGTGCATCGATCTTGGCAACCAGCTTATCTTCGTTGCCATCCATATCGAGCTTGCCGAACTCAACCGCTTCGACGAAACAGACCTTCTGTTGGTCAAGGGCATAGATTGCGAAACTCTGGGCGGCACCAAAATGTTGGTCCACCCGCTTCATATCACTGGTGGCAAACGCGACTTTCAGGGCTGTCTCCATCCATTTATCCTCAGTGGTGCAGCCCACGAGTTGTAGCCGTCGAGTTATGCTCATCTGTCACCTCCCGAAAGTCTGTCTTTTGTGCATAGATGGAACGGTAGGGAGAGATCTCACCTTTCTCCAAAGTGAGCATGAGATTGGCTAGATCAAACAAGGTCTGTCGACTGCCCCGGTAACCGATCCAGGTTTTCTGATAACCACCCAGGAAGTCATATTGGGGAAAGCCGGCACGCAGCAATGGAATACCCAGGCGCTCAGCACTCTCAGTGCCATGAGAATTGGTAATCAGGATTTCCGCACCACCCGCTTTTGCCATCTTCTCCAGATCTTCCAGATCACCGATCTTCACTGTCTCGGAAGCGACCTGTTGCAGAGCTGGGGAATTTATCGGTGCAACAGCTGCCACGGTTTCAGCACCTACCCCAGCCAGCATTTGACTCAATGCAACCAGGTGATCAGGATCCGCTGCCAGAGCAAAGCGAGCCATACCCAGCATGAAATGGCTGTCGAGCATAGCGTCCTGCAACTGAGCCCGCTGACGCTCCAGTTTTGCAGGAACCGGCTCTTCAGAGATTCGATGCAAACGGTTAATAAAACTATCCATCGCCTGTAGGCCCATCAGGTGATCAAACCGGTAGTCTGGCACTCCGGTCAGCTGCTTTAGAGTATCGGCTGCTTTTTCCAAGGAACTGCCAATCACCAGAGTGGCTTTGGCATCTCCAAGGGTTAACATCTCAGACACCTCTGTACCTCCGATGGTTAGTGGGGAAAACTCATCCTCACCCAAATGACCATCCAGCGAATCTGACAGATCAGGAATCACCACGGGGCGTAAGCCAAATGATTCGATGATATCTTTCAGCTCCTCCAGGTCTCCCGGAGTCAGTGATGCACCGACCAGAACATTGACTTGTCTATGACGCTGGCCTGGTGTGGTATTGGCTTCTTTCGCTGCAGGTACAGTGGTTTTGATAATCGCTTCCACCGCTTTGGCAAAACCACTCTCCAGGCAACCGGTATAATCTGGAGTGGCAACCGGCACCACCGGTATGGTATCGAACTGGGGGTACTTGTCTCGAAACATCTTCAGTGCCATGCGGACATCGCTGCCCTGAGTCTCGGACAATCCGGTGGTGGGTACCCCGAGCAGCATTGGCTGATTCTTTTCCGCAATTGTCTTTAACCCTTCAACCACACTCTCTTCAGAACCCATGACCGTCGTCACCTGGTCCATGGCCGTGGTCTGCAGCGGAATGGGTTCACGGAAGTGCCTTACAAAAAACACCTTGCCAAAAGCAGTACAACCTTGAGAGCCATGTAACATGGGTATGGCACGACGAAATCCAAGAAAAGCCAAAGCGGCGCCGATGGTCTGACTGGCTTTCAGAGGACTTACAGAGAGCGCCTTGTTACGTTTGATGATCTCAGTCATGCCACTACCTCCTGGTCTGATGTGGATTCAGCTGTGGAGGCTCCCACCGCCCAGGGTGCAGGTGTACGGACCTGAGGCCAGACAGGACTCTCGATGGTCAGCACCAGCTGACGTGCCAGCTCCACCATGCCCTGATAACCGGCATAGCCAAACTCGCGTTCCTGATTGATATCAAGAAAGGGGATACGTGCCTTGAGCGCGGTATACATATTGCGGCCACCCGCAATCAACACATCCACATTTTTTTCATGAACAATGTTGATCAAGGCCCTTGGATTACCCTCTTCCAGCATGACGGCATCCTGCCCCATCAACTCTTTGATTCTGGCTTTATCCTCTTCAGTGGATTTTTTGGTACCAGTTGCCACCACTTCCATGCCTAAATCCTGCAAGGCTGCGATCACAGACCAGGATTTAACTCCTCCGGTATAGAGCAGCACCTTACGCCCGCGCAATTTCTCCCGCCAAGGCTCGAGCAATTGATCAATTCTCGTCTCTTCACGGCTGATCAGTGCCTCAGTTCTTTGGCTTAAATCCTCATCGTCAATCACCCGGGCAAAATCGCGCAATGCCTGAGAAACATCTCTAACACCGTAAAAGCTGCCTTCGAACCAGGGTGTACCAAAAGCTTCCTGAAGCTTACGTGCGACGTTGATCATCGCCTTTGAGCAGACCATCATATTGACAGTTGAGCGATGCATCGTCTGAACTTCGCGAAATCGCGCATCACCCGACAGGGTACAGAGCACCCGCAAACCCAACTCATCCAGCAGTGGTAAAACATGCCAGAGTTCACCAGCAATGTTATATTCGCCGATCAATGAGATATCATGGACCTTGATGCCTTCCCTGACAGCCTCTTCAGGCAGTGAATCCGGCTCTCTGCTCCCACACACATGTTTGACCATGGATTCGCCTGCAATGCGATTACCCAGGTTTTTGGTGCCGTAAAAGCCTGCGGCATCAACTGGAACGACAGGCGTACCCCATCGCTCTTCAGCGGCTCTGCAAACAGCCTCAACATCATCACCAACCAGTGCAGGTACACAGGTGTTGTAGACAAAAACAGCCGCTGGCTGGTAATTGTCAACAGCCTGTTTGATGGCATGAAACAGACGCTTTTCACCTCGCCCCATGATCACATCCTGCTCGGTGAGATCGGTGGTCATGCCGATACGAAATAGCCTGGAACCGCTCGACCTGGTACCCCGGTTATCCCAGGAGCTACCGGCACAAGCAATTGAACCATGAACGATATGGGCCACATCCGCGATCGGTAACAGTGCAATCTGAGCACCATCAAAGGCGCATCCACCAGCGGTAGCCCCAGGTTTCGGCTTTGCACATCCCGACTTTGATTTCTTGTTGTGCGCGCAGGCCGGTTCGTCGAGTAGAGCGGCAATATCTTTCTGTTTCATGTGATGGCCAGGACTCCATTAGGATTGATACGTAGTTATATGCAATCCACATGCCACTGCATATCTTGTTGTTTTTGCTACACTTGTTAATCAATTAGCTTTGTAGCGAACCCGACAATTTGTTCTGTTTGTAGGTAAGCGTAATCGATCAGAAATGCGACCAGAGCGTAATAGAAAAGCCTTACTGTAGATCGTAGTGTCAATTTTCGGTAAGAAAAAAACGTTATAGTTGCGGCAAAGTTTGTTATCTCAAAATCAATGAACCCTGCAGACGAACAATTTCCTGACCTTTCTGCTCTGTCACTGAGGTTTCTTGGCGTGGGGAATGCGCAGGCTACAGAATTGGGAGCTTCTGCTGCGGTATTGGAGAACCATGCTAAACCAATCCTTTTGATTGATTGTGGACCGGACACACTCAGCCGCTTCCGACAAAGATATGGTGACATAGAGCCTTCCGCCCTGTTTATTACACATGCCCATTTCGATCATATTGGTGGACTGGAGGGCTGGTTCTATCGGTTGATGACAAACAACATTGATCGAAAACTAAAACTATACATACCTGTAAAACTCTTGCCGGTTCTTCAACGCAGAATAGCTGACTACCCCAATTTCATGGCTGAGGGGGGGTGCAACTTCTGGGAAGCTTTTCAATTAATCCCAGTATCTGAACGGTTTTGGCTCAATGACCTGTTGTTTGACCTTTTTCCGGTTAGACACCATGAATATGACACAGCATTCGGTCTTGCCCTAAAAGGTCATTTCCTGTTTACCGGTGATACGCTCCCAATACCGGAAGTATTGATCCGATTCGCCAGTCATGGTGAACTGATCTTCCATGACTGCACGGTAGATGAAAGTCCCTCACACACGTCTCTGAGTGAGATTAAGCGTACCTATCGACCTGAGCAGTGGCGTAGAATGATCTTCTATCACTATGCCTCTCTATCTGACCGAAAATTGATTGAAACAACAGGCCTGCAAGTCGCAAAACCTGATCAATCGTATCCGTTATCACCAGCCAGAAAGCCCTACTCCCACTTGCAAATAAGCTGCATTCCTTCAGAACAGCATGATAAATCAGAGTAAAATTGAATAATATAGCTTTACACGCTATTAAATAGATATGTCAGTCTTCAACTGGTAAGCCAATCCTCTTGAAAAGAGCAATCTAATGGATAACTTGCAGAAGAGAAGTACGGCTAATACCCATGTTGTCACACTACCTGACGGCAGACGTCTCGCGTATGCAGAGTACGGAGACCCCACAGGAATCCCGACACTCTATTTTCATGGATTTCCAGGCTCACGGCTGGAGGCACAACTATTCGATCTTCCTGCACGAAAGCAAAAATTGAGGGTAATCGCTCCGGATCGAAACGGTATTGGACTTTCAGATCCGAAACCGGATCGTTGCCTATTGGATTGGTCTCGTGATGTCAGCGATCTTCTCGATAGCCTGGATATTGAAAAGGTTCATTTAGTTGCTGTGTCCGGTGGTGGACCCTATGCTCTTGCCTGTGCAAGCCAATATGCTAAACGAATTCATGATCTAACCCTGGTTTGTCCATTGGGACCACTTGATCAAGTGGAATTAATGAAGAGTCTTCGCTGGCCCGGTAGATACAGTTTCAAATCAGTTCGTACAACACCATTGTTAATGCAGATAACCTATGGGTTATTCATCATTCCCGTGGCACAGCGATGGCCACAAATTATCTATCAGATGATGGTAGCTATGGCTCCACCAGCAGATACCAGGGTATTGAACCGTCATCAAGTACGTAAAATCATGTGTGGTTCAATCAGTGAAGCCGCCCGTCAGGGACGCAGTGCAATCTTGTATGAAATGTTTCTATATGCCAAATCCTGGGGATTCGATATCTCAAAGATCAAGATGCCTGTACATCTCTGGCATGGAACAGCGGATGAAACAGTACCGATGATCCATGGAAACACCATCGCCAATTCGCTAGAAAACTGTAAGCCACACTATATTCGAGGCGAAGGACACTTCTCCCTACCGATTAACTGTGTAGACCGGATACTGAGTGAGTCACTATCAAGTGGTTAGTAGTTTGATACGTAGTTACTCTGCATTAGTCTCAATCATCTTTTCTCTTTCGTCAGGCCCAAACTCATACATACTCCCGGCAATCAAAACACTCATCACGAAATATAATGCCAAACCGTTCATCAAGTGCCACAGAAAGTGAGTGCCCCATGGCCAGAAATCACAAACCATTTGATCTATTGTTCGAAAAGACAAAGACAGGGTAAAAGCTACTGCAGCATAAACCAGGCGGTTTACATGTTTTAGATCGATGATCTTGCATGAAATAACAAGAAGCCAGACACCAATCCATGCAGGCAAATAAAAAACAGACCCATTTAATAGATCTGAAGGTAGACGATTAAGCAAATAAAATGTAAAGCCTAGGAACAATATAGTCCAGAACACAATCCAACTTGTATCCAAACGAAGAATTCGCAATAGAAAACTGATTAAAAATAGCGTTATGAACAGACCAATTGGAATAACATCCGCCAATTCTGCCCAAGGTGTTGCAAAGGTGTGCCATAAAAAACTTCCGATACCAATGCCTGCAATAAGAATAGAGAGTAACCAGATATCCCAGACTTTGGGAAATGGTTCTTCAAATCTCTGTAGTTTTCTAATTAAAATAAATGCTGCGATTAAAAATATCAGATT
This portion of the Candidatus Thiodiazotropha endoloripes genome encodes:
- the nifN gene encoding nitrogenase iron-molybdenum cofactor biosynthesis protein NifN, which translates into the protein MTEIIKRNKALSVSPLKASQTIGAALAFLGFRRAIPMLHGSQGCTAFGKVFFVRHFREPIPLQTTAMDQVTTVMGSEESVVEGLKTIAEKNQPMLLGVPTTGLSETQGSDVRMALKMFRDKYPQFDTIPVVPVATPDYTGCLESGFAKAVEAIIKTTVPAAKEANTTPGQRHRQVNVLVGASLTPGDLEELKDIIESFGLRPVVIPDLSDSLDGHLGEDEFSPLTIGGTEVSEMLTLGDAKATLVIGSSLEKAADTLKQLTGVPDYRFDHLMGLQAMDSFINRLHRISEEPVPAKLERQRAQLQDAMLDSHFMLGMARFALAADPDHLVALSQMLAGVGAETVAAVAPINSPALQQVASETVKIGDLEDLEKMAKAGGAEILITNSHGTESAERLGIPLLRAGFPQYDFLGGYQKTWIGYRGSRQTLFDLANLMLTLEKGEISPYRSIYAQKTDFREVTDEHNSTATTRGLHH
- a CDS encoding alpha/beta fold hydrolase; the protein is MDNLQKRSTANTHVVTLPDGRRLAYAEYGDPTGIPTLYFHGFPGSRLEAQLFDLPARKQKLRVIAPDRNGIGLSDPKPDRCLLDWSRDVSDLLDSLDIEKVHLVAVSGGGPYALACASQYAKRIHDLTLVCPLGPLDQVELMKSLRWPGRYSFKSVRTTPLLMQITYGLFIIPVAQRWPQIIYQMMVAMAPPADTRVLNRHQVRKIMCGSISEAARQGRSAILYEMFLYAKSWGFDISKIKMPVHLWHGTADETVPMIHGNTIANSLENCKPHYIRGEGHFSLPINCVDRILSESLSSG
- the fdxB gene encoding ferredoxin III, nif-specific, which gives rise to MSVITGLTRGGEEYTPAFVMEINQQNCIGCGRCFKVCPRDVFDLIDREDVEGLLDDDDDYDDDYGDDDDGFSDDTAMVMSLKNSMDCIGCGSCARICPKQCFTHQPQTAAA
- a CDS encoding CCE_0567 family metalloprotein, with translation MTEEELKAIHKASKRAKRIATEKAGELHDLVEDRLPAAYEEIPAIAQATYDACQAWAEAEADYKAAAAEMN
- a CDS encoding ceramidase domain-containing protein; translated protein: MSHSRVAVTHYCERASDLFWAEPINATTNLIFLIAAFILIRKLQRFEEPFPKVWDIWLLSILIAGIGIGSFLWHTFATPWAELADVIPIGLFITLFLISFLLRILRLDTSWIVFWTILFLGFTFYLLNRLPSDLLNGSVFYLPAWIGVWLLVISCKIIDLKHVNRLVYAAVAFTLSLSFRTIDQMVCDFWPWGTHFLWHLMNGLALYFVMSVLIAGSMYEFGPDEREKMIETNAE
- the nifE gene encoding nitrogenase iron-molybdenum cofactor biosynthesis protein NifE yields the protein MKQKDIAALLDEPACAHNKKSKSGCAKPKPGATAGGCAFDGAQIALLPIADVAHIVHGSIACAGSSWDNRGTRSSGSRLFRIGMTTDLTEQDVIMGRGEKRLFHAIKQAVDNYQPAAVFVYNTCVPALVGDDVEAVCRAAEERWGTPVVPVDAAGFYGTKNLGNRIAGESMVKHVCGSREPDSLPEEAVREGIKVHDISLIGEYNIAGELWHVLPLLDELGLRVLCTLSGDARFREVQTMHRSTVNMMVCSKAMINVARKLQEAFGTPWFEGSFYGVRDVSQALRDFARVIDDEDLSQRTEALISREETRIDQLLEPWREKLRGRKVLLYTGGVKSWSVIAALQDLGMEVVATGTKKSTEEDKARIKELMGQDAVMLEEGNPRALINIVHEKNVDVLIAGGRNMYTALKARIPFLDINQEREFGYAGYQGMVELARQLVLTIESPVWPQVRTPAPWAVGASTAESTSDQEVVA
- a CDS encoding (2Fe-2S) ferredoxin domain-containing protein, giving the protein MPKPKKHVFVCVQSRPMGHPRPSCSQKNCTEVAEEFYGQLQQRQLFDQIQVTTTSCLGPCSEGPSVLVYPEGIMYGGVSKQDVAAIYDEHLLNDQPVERLKVAEEFWA
- a CDS encoding NifX-associated nitrogen fixation protein → MNEAVILISEDDPVLETDFAKEMVRQMRAIDTYGTYDDWSIAKILEPFVLTKEKKREIPVIGDPDEITLSRVKAFYNAISALIEKECGLMAVPMLNLTHEGFGRSLITVGKLVVMDKTLRDVHRFGFASLSKMKDEADKLLSVALEIIGQHPKVAGM
- a CDS encoding NifB/NifX family molybdenum-iron cluster-binding protein: METALKVAFATSDMKRVDQHFGAAQSFAIYALDQQKVCFVEAVEFGKLDMDGNEDKLVAKIDALKGCIAVYSQAVGASAINQLKLKGIQPVKISPGASITSLLESLQQELREGPGSWLARAINNTIPADPSRFDEMEQEGWEE
- a CDS encoding MBL fold metallo-hydrolase; translation: MNPADEQFPDLSALSLRFLGVGNAQATELGASAAVLENHAKPILLIDCGPDTLSRFRQRYGDIEPSALFITHAHFDHIGGLEGWFYRLMTNNIDRKLKLYIPVKLLPVLQRRIADYPNFMAEGGCNFWEAFQLIPVSERFWLNDLLFDLFPVRHHEYDTAFGLALKGHFLFTGDTLPIPEVLIRFASHGELIFHDCTVDESPSHTSLSEIKRTYRPEQWRRMIFYHYASLSDRKLIETTGLQVAKPDQSYPLSPARKPYSHLQISCIPSEQHDKSE
- a CDS encoding SoxR reducing system RseC family protein, producing MTDQEMLEESARVIGVVGDKIWIETESRSGCSQCASSNCTTSVVAKLFGVQKNKLLIDNDLEAKPGDQVVIGVPGRLIAKASVLAYLLPLILMLAITLMGSALGINDGMQSLLALAGLSIGLLLVRWYTNRDISTPGYGPQLLKVVGNGYKHVVFPKHMRS